The sequence below is a genomic window from Monodelphis domestica isolate mMonDom1 chromosome 2, mMonDom1.pri, whole genome shotgun sequence.
TGTTGGTAACCACCCAACTCATCCAGAACACCTTGACCCCTGTAGGTTTATGCAGTTGCCCACAGCATCCACCTTGCAACATCACTAAACCCCAAACCGTATTGTGAGAAGATTAAAGCATAGGCAGAAACAGAAaacctaaaataatttaataatgctAACTTGCGAATGTGAGTGGGGAAAACTTGTCAGATGCTCGATAACCTGTTTCATGGGCTGTGCCCAATCCATCATAAAATGGCCAACAGAATCCCTTAGGCCACTCCCACCCAATGCATTATACTATTTGTGTGGTGCTCTCATTACACCCTCCCACTCCAGACTGCTGTTTTGGATCCTCCTTCCTAGAGAGTCCTTGTCCCCAATCCCAAATTACCTGCTACATCCAGGTCCAGCTTGAAGTGAAAGGCATGAGTGTGCACTGTCCCCAGAACATGTCCCCCCACACGGTTCCCAAAGTGAAGGGTATTTTCTCCCCCACCTAGGAAGGCTGTATTGATATAGCCTGTAGCATGGACTCGTCCCTCAAGTGCTCCATGAGGGTGTAATACGAAGTCCCAGATGTAGTCATAGTTGCCCACAGATGACACCGACCGGATAACAAGAGCTGAACCAACCACAGCACCAAAGTAACGACCCTGTGCCTGGTTATGGTGTCTTCGAAGAGGCATCCCCTGTGCCTCCTCAAATACACATAGGGCCCCAGGGAGCAACTGAGCTGTCCCCTGGTCCACCAGCACATAGGCATCCACCATGGTGGCTAAATAGGGGCAATCCACTCCCCGAATGAGTCCTCGGCTGTGTCGACCAATTCCGTAAGTGCTATCCAAGTAATGGGTCATCATCGTCTTAGGTGAGTCAGCACCATAGATGGAGAGACATTCCTGGACACTGATCTCATAAGCCACCCGCTCCCCCTGGAACCGCACATCAAAAATCCTCATGCCACTGAATACCCCAAGGCTAAAAGTAAATGTCCAAAATGGAGAGGCTACTTGACTACCCTGGACACTATATCGAGGACCCTGGGGTGAGAactgtagaggaggaggagggcctgGAGGTACCTGAGGCCTCAAGGATGATGATGCCCCATCTGGTAAGGGTGGATCGATCCTAACCACATCCACTTGGCCAGccttgaacttttgttccaatTGGCCCAGGTCCTCATAGTAGTAGCCTTGATAGTAGACCTTCTGAACAGACCATCGAGCAGGGTCCAGGTCCCCATGATCTAAGAGCAGCTCCAGCCCCACAGGATGCAAAAAAAGGCCAGCACCTGAGACATTGTGGTAAAGGGCAAGCCAGGTGGTACGCTCCCCTGATCCAAAACCATGAGAAGGTGAGGGCACAGGCGCTAAAGAAGAGCCATCGTAATTGAAGACCGAAGTCAGAAAGACAGGTGCTTTGGGCAGCTCCACTTCCTTCAAGTGCCTCCAAAGCTGGGCAAACTCAGTCCTAAGCATAGGGCGCCGATAATAAGGGATAGGACCCCCATAGCGTTCTACAGTCACATCTCGAAGATAGGAGAGGCTTGGCAGCGGCCCCACCACAAATTCACTCACATTAGGCTGGGCCTGATGGCCAAAGAAGACCACAACTAGAGCTTCACGGGGAGGTGGTGGTTTTCCCCCATCCAGGTGGGCTAGTGCTGCAGCTTTGGAAGGCAGCTGTAACTCCACTGAGTAGATACAGTTGTCTGATGGGTTGGCATGGCGTGCATCTACAAACCCTATCCCCAGCTGCTGGGTCAGGAAGCGCATCACAGAGGCCAGCTCCTCCTGGGTCAGATCTGAGAACAGTCGGCTCCTGTTAGAATGCAGCCAAAACTGACTGGCAGGGGACCTTGAGGGGCAGTGGGGAGGTTGGCTGGAGACAACCCCACCACCAGTCAACAGGACACAAACCAGAGCAAAAATGGTGACAATGGAGAGAACTAGGAGGATCAGGGCCACCCTCGAATTCATAGTGAATATAAAAACAGTGCAGTATTGGGGGTCCCACGGAAAGTTCTCCCAGTTGCTTCTCCCAGCTCCAGGCAGTGACTGGGGGAAAAACCTACTCCCTGGGTTAGGATTGAAGCTCTCCACCCTCTGGTCTAGAAATGCAGTTTCCCCTATAATTGGCTTATTTTGGTCCTGCcctctccattttcctcttctgtggtTTGGCTTCATTAATtaccacccccacctccaccctccAGAAGAGCCCAGCACACCAGTGAGGCAGGTTCCAACAACAATAAGAACTGTAGGTAGTACTTTTTGTCATTTCCAGTGTTGTTGGTTAAAACCTTTAATTTAGGAGTTTCCTTTAGTTGAAGGAGAGCATTGACAAAGGGCAAAgaaatttttagaattttgaaGAACATCCAAACAGGTGCTGGAAAGATTCCTGCTTTAAAAGTCTCCTTATGAGGCAGCCTTGTGCAGAGGTATAAAGTGTACTAGATTGAGTCAGAGAATCTGAAATGATGGATTAATATCCCGAGTCTCAGGGAAAAGCCACTTTACCTTTTTTGTAGGGGAGGGGAAGGTGGAAGgggtctgtttcctcacctatgaaatggaatggaaatagttgatttctaaagtcctttaCTAACTGAtgctgtatatacatatatgtatatgcctgTCTCTTCATAGAGCCTTGGGTGAGGGTTTCATTTTTAACAGAATCCAAAGAGGGGTATAGAGGGAGTCAACATCTGCACCACACCTCCTCAGCTACCTATTTCCTTAGGGAAAATAAACTAGGGCCTATAAGCCTTTCAAAGAAAGGGAAATCCTAAACTCCAGGACCAGGAAACATTTCTGCCTCCACACCTCTGCTTCATTCATATTCCAAGGAAGTCCTCCCTCCCCAATCTCCATTCTCCAGtcatttttttggggaaaaaaacaacaacaccacAAAAACCCCCACAAAAACTGATTCTGAAAGGTGAAAGACAATAAATCCTAACTGAAAATTAATTGTTTGGGGGTTGGTTTTGAGTGGCAGCAAGGTTAGGCTAGTATCAGACTATGACTGGGTAATGTAGGAGAGTCCCAGCCAAACGTACAGAAAACAGATGAAAAGTTCCCATCAGTCATAAAAATGACTCCAGATTAAGTATCTCTATTTACAATCCTTAAGGAATTGAAAACACCATTCCAAAAATCAGAGTGCAGACCCTCCCTGTCTCAGGCACACACTGTGGCTCTGGGTCCTTGAGTCAGTCCCTTAATGTCTTCCTGATGCTCTAGTTAACTCTAAATATAGGAGTTGACAGAGAAGGTACAAATCAACAATGATAAAATGAAGTTCCTGGCTGGGAGCccccacaccaatgaaatcacagtctgGTCAAAAGTAAAACCAAGCCCAGCATGTTGTTAGGGAAGTTCTCtccttgacccccccccccccccctccccgcctcATGTATAAGGGCTCCATGGTGCAGCAGGCCAAGCACCAATCAAGCTAATTAGGATGCTTTGAGTCTTGGTTCTGCACTAACTAGCTAAGCTAACATGACCTCGGACAAGTTATTCTGCTTCTTGGGGATTCAATTACCTCCTTTATCAAATAGGAGAGTGGTGTTTAAATGACCTTCCAGCTCAAATACTGTAGGTCTCTCAGGTTCAGTGATGAGGAAGCTCCACACCAACTACATGAGGGCACAGCAGCCCCTACTGGTAGCTCATGAGAATCACTGGGGGAGAGAGCACAGATGCCAGGattgggggaagaggagaggaaccCCTCAGGTTTTGgagtgtcatttttttttttaaacataagccAGGTCAGACAGTGGGGCCATCAGAGAAAGGGGCCATCCCCACCCCTGATACTGGAAGATGGTGTTAGATCAATCTTTTTATCATGGAAGGGGGGTGGAGGTTGAAGGTTGTTCACCTCACTTGTGGTCAGCCTGTAagggtgtgagtgtgtgtatggaGATTGGCCTCAGTTGTCTGAGGATCGCACTGGGGTCTGTGACTTTAAAAAAAGGTCAAAGTACctgtatttttaataatttcttgacatGGTAAAAGAATTTTACATTACGATCCAGGGAAGCAGGGGTAGGATAAGGATTGGGGAAGTTGAGGTTGAGGACATCAGAACAAtccaacaaacaaaaaagcaaacaacaCCAAGAAACACATGGTGGAGAGAGAGCAGGTAGGGTTGGGGATAGGGACAGGGTCTGGGGAGGCCCAACTAAAACACAGTTGGTTTGTTACTGAATATTATTCATGGGAAGACAATGTCCTGACTCCTTCACTATAACATAATGGGACAGACAGTGATGCATCCCAGGTGGAAACCAGCAGGAAAgtgaggagagaaaaatagaagtaaGGGATGATGGAAACAAACACAGAAAGAGCCACATACATGGGAAGGGTTGATTGAAATAAGCTGACTCTCTCTGAGGGGTAACAGActtgggaggtggggtgggaggtCAAAGAACCTGCAATAATGACATATATATCCAGAGTTCTCAAGAGAAAGATAgcaattcttccatttttctgatccACCCTGCAGATTTTCACACACATCCCTACCCTccttgggaaaaaatataaataagaaaaatattccaaaaggaAGAGGTCCCAAAGTAGTATCTGGATCTAAGCTTCAGAACACACCAACCTCCCATTTGTAATTGATTAAGGAGAGCCAAATAGTTGGGGCAGCAGTCTTTGTAACAATTCCCAACAAGACTCTGAATCACAGGATAGTGGATGCGCCTTGgtgctctcctccctccttcccatctctctGTTCAGTTGGAACAAACTTGCGCCTCTCAGCTGAATCCTTGTTCTGCTTAGTCTGGCCACCTGACTCTTGGAGCTAAGATGAATCCTTGAAGAGAATGGGAGGTCTGGTGACAGAGTAAGGAATATGTGTGGTGGCAGAGCTACATACAAAAAActaaaaacctcaaaataaagacatcaaaaaacCTCTCAAATAGATAGTAGAAGGTATAATATTTCCCAAGGTCCTGATGGTAGGGAGATGCAATATAGGAAATAcaaccttctccttctcttctccctcccctggcCACGCACACTATCACCAGGGATCCTCTATGCCATAGAGGCCAGGATAGGCCCCTTATTCCCTCAAAGAAACACAGCTCTTTCacttccaactttcccagcatcTAACCAACTAACTGAAAAGGAGACATACAGACCAAGAGACCAGGGGTCAAGTGGGGTAGGAGAAAGAGTTCAAGAGAAAGTGCATGTGTGCGTAGACACACATATGCAAACACTCTAGAAATGAGTCTTGACAACAGGGCAGGTTGGGAATGGGGACTAGGGTAGGAGAGTTCCTGAGGCCTGAAATAAGAGGTAAACACGTCACAGAACTACATGAGAGCTTCATTAGACTCTAACTAAAAACAGAAGAGAGGTGTGATTACTATTTCCAGCCAGTTTCCCCATCTCGATAGTCATGTAACAAACCAAGGCAATGTCGGTCTTGAGCCAGACTCACAGAGTCCCCTGGCTCTGGCCCTGGCCTCAGTACAGCGTCTCTGCATTGCTGCTCCGGGGCCGCTTGATCTTCTCAATGTTTTTCAGGATCATGTCATGTAAAGTGAcctgagaggagagaggttgggggaggggggaaggccAATCACCCACCTGGCTCTCTTCCAGCATAGACATAGGGACTTCAAAAAGAACTTTCAGGTCAAGAGATGGGATCACTGGCCATCAACCACCAATTTCATGGTCCTGAACCCTCAAGAAAAGGAGCAGAATCTAACCCCCCTCCCACAGGAAATGACTGTTGAAAGAAGCCAGGACAATTGAGAGGGTGATATGGTAAAGGGGCCAGTCACTCACGTATTGGTTCCTCAGTTCTGATATGATGAGCCGAAGGCTGATATATTCCTTCTCATCAATCTCTGTCACTGTGCGTCGATAGTCTTCCTAAAGAATggcaagaaaggaaatgaaagggagaggaaaagatggaTTGGCTGTCTTGCAGGGCTAGGCTGAGATTCTGCTTGAATATTCAAGGCTTTTTCTCCTAATTTTGTatttccctcccctacctcccATCATAATTTTCTCACTTACCACATGGGGATATTTGGCTATTTTAGAAACCAATTTGGCTCTTGTAATGTAATATctggaaggagaaagaataggaaaaagcAAGTAATACAAGTAGTCAAAGACTAAATTCCACAATCCCTGCCCCTGCCCCAAACTCCTACCTAGAAATCTGGTCTAGATAAGATGCAGCTTCACTCTCCACAGTCCTTAGTTCTGCAACTGTCTCCTCCTGTGAAGGATTGAAGGTCAAATGAGTAAAAGCAAATCCTTCTATTCTGGCACCCCATAGGATATTAGCTAGGTATCACCCAAAAAGACAATAGGCAAAATAGCTGGGAAAATGTCTGAACCTCTTCTTCTAGGTATGTTTCTCCATCCTTTTAATGACCATGTATTAAAACTTTCACTTAAGGATTTATAAACTATCAAGCAAAACCTATTTTGCAGAAGCATGAAGTCATGGAGGATAAAGCATAGAACAAGACCAAATATTTCCTCTCAATGAGATTATAAAATCATTGCGAGATTATCATCTAACTTCTGGTAACTGATCTAACTTTATAATccagcccagaaggtcttacctGGATGGATACACCAAAGTTATTCCCATCTTCTATTCTGGGGATAAGGAGCTGAACCCACATTTTGAcctggaaagaaaacaaaaacaagggaATCAGTGGTCTTTCTGTTGTAGAGTATTACTTATGTGAAAGCCATTGccttacagaggaagaaaggaagaagggtcacCAAACAGAGTAATTTAGGGGGCCCAACGGACTAAACTACCCTctcacctcaaaaaaaaaaaaatccctctcttcTTTAAACTAATTTCCTCCAATACATCATCATTTGTACACCCAACCCATTCCACTCTGGCCTTACCGTATTACATTTCTCGATCAACAGCCGGATTTCAGGTTTCACCTTTTCAATAATGTCCACCAGCTGCTGGTTGCTTTTTAACATTCCATTAGGCATCACAAACACCTTGGTACCTGATGGTAAAGGAAACTAATTTTGTCTGAAAGAAGtggacatttttttctctcctctgcccCAGGGCCTAGAATGCCAACTTCTCCCTGACCCCCAACCCAAAACACAAATGCCAAGCCAGGACTTCCTTTCCTCCATCAAAAGCAGTTTTGGGGAGACTCAAAATTCCAAAACAACTGCATTCAACTCTGCACATTAAAATAAATAGATCACCCTAAATGAGGCATATAGAAGTAGGTTTGGAGAAAGGAATCACACTCACCCTGGAAGGCCTCCTCACATTCATCCAATTTCCTCTTCTTCAAAGTGGGCTGAGGacatacagaggttaagtgttATTTACCTCAAAGACATCAATTTTTAAGTTACTTTATTCTACCCTTCCCAGAGTCCTGAAAACTAAACTGAGTTTCCCCACTGTTGATTCCATTCAATTACTAAACATTTACATGTCTTTGTGCATGTACTGTACTAAGATACTGGGGACAAGATAAAGTAAACAAGAAATCTGCTCTTAAGGAATTAATAGTCTAATTGGAAAGGTGAGACAGTGAGCAAATGGCAAAGATAACTTGGTATAAAGCTACATATAAATAATGCTAATGAACATTAAGCAAAGAAATGATCAATGTGGGTTGAACTTATTTGAGTATTCTTGCTTCAAGTCTACTTGTTCCACAAGGAGATGATATTCAGGTAGTGTTggcattaaggtttacaaagtgctttatacatattatcaaatttttatatacaaatgtataagacagaaagaaatatgcTAAGATACCAAGAACTTCCTAATCACTGACAAGTGTATGAGATACAAACTGATAAAAAATAGTCTTGCCCAGAACCAGATATCCTGTAACCTCCTAGAGAAGGTGTGTGATGACTTCAGTACTGCTGGATCTCACAACAGCTTTAGGAACAGGATAGTTAAGAGTCTTCTCATgttacaaatgcagaaaacaaGAGGGATTATGCTAAACCCTGGGTCACAAAGAAACTGGCTTCTAGACTCTAAAGTAGGTTCTTACACTGTTCCCTAATGCAAACAGAACTTTGGCCTAGAGGCATTTATTAGTCAAGAACAGAGAGTAGTAAAGAGAAACTTACACCATCCAATCCATCATGGCTATTGGTAAGAAGGATGGGATCAGGAACAGGGAGATTCATGTCTGAGTGGATCTGAGTTAAATCATGGATGTTTAAGATAGGctcctagaagaaaaaaaatctgtatgtTTTCAAGTTAAATATAAGCAAAAGGATGAGTCAAGTAGAGAGTTTTCAAGTTAAATATAAGCAAAAGGATGAGTCAAGTAGAGAGGTGGGGGACTACAGGTATGGAATGTCACTATCAGATGTAGTTACTATCAACTGATCATGCTTaactattttattctttgtaataagGAAAGGCTTGGAGGAATGGACATACAGTAATATATGGGGTGTTAAAACAAAAGGAagagtaaaacattttttaaggtgTCAGGAAGGGGAATGTGTACATTTGAATCAAACACAATGCAGATAATTCCAATTTGCTACAGAATCTGACATCCTGAGGGAACTGGGGCTatatgaggaaagggagggataGGAAGTATCTCTCACCTTCAAAAAACTATCAAGTTCTAACAACTTCTTTGGGAAAAAATTTGCCACCAAGTCTTCTGCCTGAAAGGAACACACACAGTAAAGTTGACTTAATGCTTGCTGGAGGACTCTTGACCTACAATCTACACACTTCCCAAGTAGTCTCTTTAGGGTCCCCCTAAACTAAATTCATCTTCTTGTCCCACCCAAGCAGTATCACTCACCTCACTTGTGATCCGCTCCCTGAAAGAATCAACCTGCAAAGAGCAAAAACATACATCAGGACTTCCTCCAGGGTCTGACAGCAAGGGGAAAGAGATGTGTCCtcagaagcaaaacaaaatacCATTCCTAGTACCACAGCCCACCTTGTAGTTGTAATGGGAAGATGAGAGACCCCCagattctaagtattttatttttttgaggatCCATTTCTCCATCTTGGGGGTGGTTCCCACGGAATAGGGGCCAACACTTGTCagttttttcctccctccctatgTCAGCTTGTTCCCCCAGGTTAAGAGGGGTAGCAGGGAAGCGGGGACATGGGGGCTGTGATCTCACAAACGCACCCCCCAACCCTCAGTGACGATGCTAGTGTAACCCCAAGCTCCTGCGGGATCTTGGCGGCGGGAGGGGGAGGTGGCGCCTCACGATCGATAAGAGGGTTGGTTTTCGCTGCGGCCTGTCTCCCCCAGGCCCAACACGTGTACGCCACCGCCTCCCCCCAAAATCCGGCGCGGGGAGAAGCAGCACCGGCTCCACAGTAGTAGCATCCTTGAGTGAAGCGACGCTCAGACCGTCCCCAGGAAGAGCCAGTGGCCAGCCGGGAAAGGGGGGAGGTTGGGGCGGGCCCGGGGCAGAGGGAGGCGGCGCCGGACTCGGAAGTGCCCGCGGGAGACAAAGGCGGACACCGCGGGATCAAGAACCGGCCCGGCGGGGTCGCGGGGAGGAGGCGGGGGCTGCTACCTTGAGCTTCACTTCCTGATCCACCTTCAGCAGCGAGGCCATGGCCGGGGCGGGCCGCGTCCACTCCGCTGGGGGCTCCGGGATGAGGGAGCGGAGGACCTGGGCACGGGGGCAGGTTTCGGCTTCCTTCGGGCCTCCGCCGGCCTGTCTGGTTCCCTCGCTTCCTCGCTGCCTGCCTCCCGGGCGCCTACCTGCCTCCCTACCTCCCTGCCTGCCTACCTCCCTGCTCGCTCACTCGCTTGCCCGCCCGGCTTCCGCCGCTCGCACCGGAAGTCGCGTCACAGCCAATCGCCGGGGGGCTCGCGGGCGGCACGTGCCCGGCGCGCGCTCGTACGCACGCGCGCCCTAACGCGCCGCGCCAGCCCGGGCAGGAGGCCAGGGAGCCGCCGTGTCTCTCGCCTCTGGTCTCCACAGCCGCTCAGGGCTGAGAACCGGAGTCGGGGTGCCCTAGGCGGCTAATAGGAGCTTGTGCCTTTCTCCTCTGGGCCCCGGGGTATTACGTTGAGAGTGAGAAAGGCCAGCGGGGCTCCGGGCATCATTGTCCGTCGCCGCATCTCTGACGGCCCCCGAGGCGCCAGTGCGCCGTCCCGCCCCAATGACGTCAGTACTGCGGGCCAGATCCCGGTCTGTCAGTGGAATCCAGCAGGTGCAGAAAGCCCCGGGCGGGGGCGGGCCAGTCCAAGATCCTCGGTGATGTTCTGGTGCCAACCGCATAGTCTGTGCGGAGACTCACCCGTCTTCTCCTTTTTTACCCTAATctgggagctccctgagggcagctAAGGACTCATCATTATATTTCAAAGGGTcagatttcaaagaaaatttgAGATCAACTTGTCCAACCTCCTCCTTTTAAACATGAGAAAACAGGCCCAGAAACAAAAGTCGATGGAGCAAGGTTACTTACACAGATGCTAGAACCAGGTTTAGAAAACGTAGCCCAAACCAGAAACCACACC
It includes:
- the LOC100011232 gene encoding retina-specific copper amine oxidase, with amino-acid sequence MKPNHRRGKWRGQDQNKPIIGETAFLDQRVESFNPNPGSRFFPQSLPGAGRSNWENFPWDPQYCTVFIFTMNSRVALILLVLSIVTIFALVCVLLTGGGVVSSQPPHCPSRSPASQFWLHSNRSRLFSDLTQEELASVMRFLTQQLGIGFVDARHANPSDNCIYSVELQLPSKAAALAHLDGGKPPPPREALVVVFFGHQAQPNVSEFVVGPLPSLSYLRDVTVERYGGPIPYYRRPMLRTEFAQLWRHLKEVELPKAPVFLTSVFNYDGSSLAPVPSPSHGFGSGERTTWLALYHNVSGAGLFLHPVGLELLLDHGDLDPARWSVQKVYYQGYYYEDLGQLEQKFKAGQVDVVRIDPPLPDGASSSLRPQVPPGPPPPLQFSPQGPRYSVQGSQVASPFWTFTFSLGVFSGMRIFDVRFQGERVAYEISVQECLSIYGADSPKTMMTHYLDSTYGIGRHSRGLIRGVDCPYLATMVDAYVLVDQGTAQLLPGALCVFEEAQGMPLRRHHNQAQGRYFGAVVGSALVIRSVSSVGNYDYIWDFVLHPHGALEGRVHATGYINTAFLGGGENTLHFGNRVGGHVLGTVHTHAFHFKLDLDVAGLENWVLTEDVMFEPLTVPWSPEHQLQRPQLTRQTLDTENKAAFFLGDTLPRYLYLASNHTNTWGHRRGYRVQIHSPLGVHLPLETSMEKAFSWGRYQLAVTRRKEEEPQSSSIYNQNDPWTPTVVFANFIDNEVLSGEDLVAWVTTSFLHIPHAEDIPNTVTPGNGAGFFLRPYNFFDEDPSAFSPDAVYFRDDQDAGLCDVNPIACLPDLAACVPDLPPFSYYGF
- the PSME3 gene encoding proteasome activator complex subunit 3 isoform X2; translated protein: MASLLKVDQEVKLKVDSFRERITSEAEDLVANFFPKKLLELDSFLKEPILNIHDLTQIHSDMNLPVPDPILLTNSHDGLDGPTLKKRKLDECEEAFQGTKVFVMPNGMLKSNQQLVDIIEKVKPEIRLLIEKCNTVKMWVQLLIPRIEDGNNFGVSIQEETVAELRTVESEAASYLDQISRYYITRAKLVSKIAKYPHVEDYRRTVTEIDEKEYISLRLIISELRNQYVTLHDMILKNIEKIKRPRSSNAETLY
- the PSME3 gene encoding proteasome activator complex subunit 3 isoform X1 codes for the protein MEKWILKKIKYLESGGLSSSHYNYKVDSFRERITSEAEDLVANFFPKKLLELDSFLKEPILNIHDLTQIHSDMNLPVPDPILLTNSHDGLDGPTLKKRKLDECEEAFQGTKVFVMPNGMLKSNQQLVDIIEKVKPEIRLLIEKCNTVKMWVQLLIPRIEDGNNFGVSIQEETVAELRTVESEAASYLDQISRYYITRAKLVSKIAKYPHVEDYRRTVTEIDEKEYISLRLIISELRNQYVTLHDMILKNIEKIKRPRSSNAETLY